The following coding sequences are from one Daphnia pulex isolate KAP4 chromosome 11, ASM2113471v1 window:
- the LOC124207653 gene encoding uncharacterized protein LOC124207653, giving the protein MTTPTNEASRRGMKGHVTRWINNIQQYDNVQMDRTILNLVLGAESNLRNMYSKYKRLSEGVARDMEQAGATQEQFQAEIDSQIQVEEDVGDALMIAKRKREEFKEMQDAEERKRHDQTLQLMLQTQQAAADATRAQEKADQDAARAQEKADQDAARAQEKIDEDAARAQERAIRQQENLDQQDLFRQLIAAIPAAAAPGAPAAAAAVASTKLPKRQIKPFKGDVLEWTAFWEGYNAAVHESAIPAVQKFGYLKDYLKGEAQLCVENLELTDANYTVAITLLKARYGKTDVLIEAHTQKLDTLQPAKDVADTAALRCFQLTIQSHINALETLGVARASHGCLLGSRILRSIPLKLQAEWAKSATNKVTDIDQVLNFIEEQVEVAERLSRLRASTQKPAQNSQQPAKSTPPTTPTASQLGVSSKPTPQSKHSSKTRRNGSPPPRREATASSPRKPMLPCLFCKEMHWAIYCPMELKEKKAVITNEKRCSNCFGHHETTVCFNPHRCQRCRAKHHTSLCAEKDTRFGSSTIIPSKPVAGSSSTTACASSFGEVILKTATVYITGTNGKQIRAILFLDDGSHRTWIKRQISKELQLKIIQVEQIATRAFRQTEAPPAETHNVVEMTVRGTWPGAPTVRIEALEATDKVGSTGPYQTTEFARKLWLENENLADDRFEREGGDEDVGILVGMDQMFNIMFNEPATISPCGLRAYTSKLGKVIGGPSQEKSSKQNQTIVSQLLINSNRSLPQITSQPSKSIQSNKSESRETGNSKNFANLNDCVAVEKDDQFRSFCNEITRFEDGRYCTPIPWTTDRWRLEINHQMAATRLRSMLSKLRKSPVDLANYTKEINQLITNGFVEEADFNYDGLHTYLPHHPVYRTDKATTKI; this is encoded by the exons atgaCTACTCCGACAAACGAAGCGTCACGGAGAGGCATGAAAGGACATGTCACTCGCTGGATCAATAACATCCAGCAGTACGACAACGTACAGATGGATCGCACAATCCTCAACCTAGTGCTGGGAGCTGAATCCAACTTACGCAACATGTACAGCAAATACAAGCGACTCTCAGAGGGGGTCGCCAGAGACATGGAGCAAGCAGGAGCGACCCAAGAACAATTTCAAGCGGAAATCGACAGCCAAATCCAAGTTGAAGAGGATGTCGGTGACGCACTCATGATCGCAAAacggaaaagagaagaattcaaagaaatgcAAGAcgctgaagaaagaaaacggcaTGATCAGACGCTACAGCTCATGCTCCAGACGCAACAAGCAGCAGCGGATGCCACCAGGGCCCAGGAAAAAGCCGATCAAGATGCAGCCAGGGCCCAGGAAAAGGCCGATCAAGACGCTGCCAGGGCCCAAGAAAAAATCGACGAAGACGCTGCAAGAGCACAAGAAAGAGCAATCCggcaacaagaaaatctaGATCAACAGGACTTGTTCCGGCAACTGATTGCTGCCATTCCGGCAGCAGCTGCACCAGGAGCGCCGGCAGCCGCAGCCGCAGTTGCGTCAACTAAACTgccaaaacgtcaaatcaaGCCGTTCAAAGGGGACGTGCTCGAATGGACAGCCTTCTGGGAAGGTTACAACGCAGCCGTCCACGAATCGGCCATTCCGGCGGTTCAAAAATTTGGATACCTTAAAGATTACTTGAAAGGCGAAGCACAACTGTGCGTGGAGAACCTGGAGCTGACAGACGCCAACTACACCGTCGCAATCACCCTCCTGAAGGCAAGATATGGCAAAACGGACGTCCTAATCGAGGCCCACACACAGAAATTGGACACGCTGCAACCAGCAAAAGACGTAGCTGATACCGCAGCACTCAGGTGCTTCCAGCTGACTATCCAGTCACACATCAATGCGTTGGAGACACTGGGAGTAGCAAGAGCCAGCCATGGGTGTCTCCTTGGATCAAGAATTTTGCGCTCGATCCCACTCAAACTCCAAGCAGAGTGGGCCAAATCAGCAACGAACAAGGTAACTGACATTGATCAAGTACTAAATTTTATCGAAGAGCAAGTTGAAGTCGCAGAGCGACTCAGCCGTCTGAGAGCTTCAACACAAAAGCCAGCCCAAAATTCTCAACAGCCGGCCAAATCAACAccacctactacaccgacagCCTCTCAGCTCGGAGTCAGCAGCAAGCCGACTCCACAATCAAAACATTCAagcaaaacaagaagaaatggcagTCCACCACCAAGGAGAGAAGCGACAGCATCATCTCCAAGAAAGCCAATGCTGCCATGCTTGTTCTGCAAGGAGATGCATTGGGCTATCTATTGCCCAATGgagctgaaagagaaaaaagcagtcatcacaaacgaaaaaagatgcTCTAATTGTTTTGGTCATCACGAGACCACTGTTTGTTTTAATCCACACAGGTGCCAACGATGCCGAGCCAAGCACCACACATCCTTGTGTGCCGAGAAAGACACCAGATTCGGATCCTCAACTATAATTCCAAGCAAACCGGTCGCTGGGAGCAGCTCGACAACAGCGTGTGCAAGCTCCTTTGGTGAAGTTATCCTAAAAACAGCAACCGTTTACATTACAGGCAcgaatggaaaacaaatccgAGCGATTCTCTTCCTCGACGATGGCAGCCATAGGACATGGATTAAAAGGCAGATTTCGAAAGAACTTCAACTGAAAATCATCCAAGTGGAACAGATCGCGACCAGGGCCTTCCGGCAGACAGAAGCCCCTCCAGCAGAAACTCACAATGTGGTCGAGATGACGGTGCGGGGCACCTGGCCAGGAGCCCCAACGGTGCGTATTGAAGCTCTAGAAGCAACCGACAAAGTTGGAAGCACCGGCCCGTACCAAACCACAGAATTTGCAAGAAAGCTGTggctggaaaatgaaaatttggcaGACGACCGATTCGAACGTGAAGGTGGAGACGAGGACGTTGGAATTCTTGTTGGAATGGACCAAATGTTTAACATCATGTTCAACGAACCAGCAACTATCAGCCCGTGCGGACTCAGAGCCTACACGTCCAAACTTGGGAAAGTCATCGGCGGTCCATCGCAAGAAAAATCatcgaaacaaaatcaaacaattgtCAGTCAACTTCTAATCAATTCAAATCGCTCTCTACCACAGATCACTTCACAGCCATCGAAATCCATCCAATCAAACAAGTCGGAAAGCAGGGAGACAGGAAATTCCA AGAATTTTGCCAATCTGAACGACTGTGTTGCTGTGGAGAAGGACGATCAATTCCGCTCCTTCTGCAACGAAATCACACGATTCGAAGACGGCAGGTATTGCACGCCAATCCCGTGGACGACAGACAGATGGAGACTGGAAATCAACCACCAGATGGCAGCTACAAGATTGAGAAGCATGCTGTCCAAACTACGCAAATCTCCAGTCGACTTGGCCAACTACAccaaagaaatcaatcaactGATAACAAACGGATTCGTAGAAGAGGCTGATTTCAATTACGATGGCCTCCACACTTATCTACCGCATCATCCAGTCTACCGGACGGACAAGGccacaacaaaaatttga
- the LOC124207655 gene encoding uncharacterized protein LOC124207655 → MRFRMNRIAWIADIEKAFLNIALQPEDAEAVRFLWPKEPKNPDSDFIAYKWKRVPFGLSSSPFLLRVTINKHLLSVKPRFQKTVEQIEEQLYVDDYLGGADIVPTAITTVEETVTLFSEAQLNMRSWATNNKELRDFLTEKEMSNQIVGILSPTIDGQHKALGLRWDTSSDSFKFDPTSIMEAAVEIGEKITKRKILSISARIFDPIGDIGWDDDATPEVKNTWSSIMKGLKDLHNLEIPRWIGYSKPSIVSAEIHVFGDASEAAYGAVAYARLQLENGTPYTILLASKTRVAPLPKKKVTLPRLELLSSLLAIRLGEKIRTSLHTESWKTIYWTDSLVTLGWIRGDPYRWRPFVRNQVETIRKFSNAEWWRHCPGLENPADLASRGAPAHALVDSKLWWHGPAWLTEEESEWPNSPENHSTETQEKIEEEETRKTATVSFAAIETAQPIEWHLEKISTWTKLLFRTA, encoded by the exons ATGCGCTTCCGGATGAACCGGATTGCCTGGATTGCGGATATTGAAAAAGCCTTTCTTAACATCGCGCTGCAGCCCGAAGACGCAGAAGCAGTCAGATTTTTATGGCCGAAGGAGCCGAAAAATCCCGACTCCGATTTCATCGCGTACAAATGGAAGCGAGTTCCATTTGGGCTAAGTTCAAGTCCATTTCTTTTAAGAGTCACCATTAATAAACATTTGCTCTCAGTCAAACCCAGATTCCAGAAGACAGTCGAACAAATAGAAGAGCAACTTTACGTGGATGATTACCTTGGAGGAGCAGACATCGTACCAACAGCAATAACCACAGTGGAAGAAACCGTCACGTTATTTTCAGAGGCCCAACTCAACATGAGGAGCTgggcaacaaacaacaaagagcTCCGTGACTTTctcaccgaaaaagaaatgtcgaacCAGATAGTCGGAATCCTTTCGCCCACAATTGACGGCCAGCACAAGGCACTGGGTCTTAGATGGGACACGAGCTCcgattcatttaaatttgaccCTACATCTATAATGGAAGCAGCCGTGGAgattggagaaaaaatcaccaaaagaaaaattctgagCATCTCAGCAAGGATATTCGACCCAATTG GAGACATAGGTTGGGACGATGACGCCACACCCGAAGTGAAGAACACCTGGAGCAGCATCATGAAAGGACTGAAGGATCTACATAATTTGGAGATCCCACGATGGATCGGCTATTCAAAACCTTCCATCGTCTCCGCAGAAATTCACGTGTTCGGCGATGCATCAGAGGCAGCCTACGGAGCAGTAGCCTACGCACGGCTCCAACTGGAGAACGGAACTCCTTACACCATCCTCCTAGCCAGCAAAACGAGAGTGGCGCctcttccaaaaaagaaagtaacgTTACCCAGACTCGAACTACTAAGCTCTTTATTAGCAATCCGTTTAGGAGAGAAAATTCGAACCTCCCTTCACACCGAGTCGTGGAAAACGATTTACTGGACAGATTCCCTCGTCACACTTGGATGGATTAGAGGAGATCCTTACCGTTGGAGACCGTTCGTACGAAATCAAGTAGAAACaatcagaaaattttcaaacgcGGAGTGGTGGAGACATTGCCCCGGATTGGAGAATCCAGCCGATCTCGCTTCGCGGGGAGCGCCAGCGCATGCGCTGGTGGATTCGAAACTTTGGTGGCACGGACCAGCCTGGctaacagaagaagaaagcgaaTGGCCGAATTCTCCAGAAAACCATTCCACCGAAACTCAAGAGAAAATCGAGGAAGAGGAGACGAGGAAAACGGCAACCGTCTCCTTTGCAGCGATCGAAACCGCTCAACCAATTGAATGGCACCTCGAAAAAATCTCTACATGGACAAAACTACTTTTCAGAACAGCCTGA